In the genome of Myxococcus stipitatus, one region contains:
- the trxA gene encoding thioredoxin codes for MATVEITKDNFKETVGKDGIVILDWWAAWCGPCRAFAPTFEAASDKHPDVVFGKIDTDAQPDLSGAFEIRSIPTLMVFRDGILLFEQPGALPAAALEDLLRQVRALDMVAVKKEAEERRSKEAPKA; via the coding sequence ATGGCGACGGTGGAAATCACCAAGGACAACTTCAAGGAGACGGTCGGCAAGGACGGCATCGTCATCCTGGACTGGTGGGCGGCGTGGTGTGGGCCGTGTCGGGCGTTCGCGCCCACTTTCGAGGCGGCATCGGACAAGCACCCGGACGTCGTGTTCGGGAAGATTGATACCGATGCGCAGCCGGACCTGTCCGGGGCGTTCGAGATTCGCTCCATCCCCACGCTGATGGTGTTCCGGGATGGCATCCTGCTCTTCGAGCAGCCCGGAGCCCTGCCCGCCGCGGCGCTGGAGGACCTGCTGCGCCAGGTTCGCGCGCTCGACATGGTGGCGGTGAAGAAGGAAGCCGAGGAGCGCCGGAGCAAGGAAGCCCCCAAGGCTTGA
- a CDS encoding sterol desaturase family protein — protein MSINVYAIATPFVIALAMGEFIYCVAKRNGYYSFQDSIASVGTAVINQCVNVAVALMVLPLFAQLGQFAFWKFDSTSPWAILGLFLGVDFLFYWFHRFGHRTNIGWAAHSPHHSTEELNYAVALRASVTQRLFSFLFYWPLVLVGFSPEAVLAMVAFHLVLQFIPHTRVIPKMPRWVESWLNTPSHHRVHHARNERYLDKNYAGSLIIWDRMFGTYAEETEECSYGVTTPPNTWDPTFINFQYWGKLVSDAVKTRSHWDRLRLWLMPTGWRPSDLPPRDELKWTPGEDAKFQSTELPNIRGYLIFQMVTSMPFMLLVSHHGSPLTGWQKLTLSILFWAMATAWGGMMESKRWGLPLEMARVLTSGGSVLLWLTQAGAPLSWRTLTAAWLAVTLVWLSVTRMSHRTSAPEPRASR, from the coding sequence ATGTCCATCAACGTCTACGCCATCGCCACGCCCTTCGTCATCGCGCTGGCGATGGGCGAGTTCATCTACTGCGTGGCGAAGCGCAACGGCTACTACAGCTTCCAGGACTCCATCGCGAGCGTGGGCACGGCCGTCATCAACCAGTGCGTCAACGTCGCCGTCGCCCTGATGGTGCTGCCCCTCTTCGCGCAATTGGGACAGTTCGCGTTCTGGAAGTTCGACAGCACCTCGCCGTGGGCGATTCTGGGATTGTTCCTGGGCGTCGACTTCCTCTTCTACTGGTTCCACCGCTTCGGGCACCGCACCAACATCGGCTGGGCCGCGCACTCGCCCCACCACTCCACCGAGGAGCTCAACTACGCGGTGGCCCTGCGCGCCAGCGTCACCCAGCGCCTGTTCTCGTTCCTCTTCTACTGGCCGCTCGTCCTCGTCGGCTTCTCGCCGGAGGCCGTGCTGGCCATGGTGGCCTTCCACCTGGTCCTCCAGTTCATCCCCCACACGCGCGTCATCCCCAAGATGCCCCGGTGGGTGGAGTCCTGGCTCAACACGCCGTCCCACCACCGCGTCCACCACGCGCGCAATGAGCGCTACCTCGACAAGAACTACGCGGGCTCGCTCATCATCTGGGACCGCATGTTCGGCACCTACGCGGAGGAGACGGAGGAGTGCTCCTACGGCGTCACCACGCCGCCCAACACCTGGGACCCCACCTTCATCAACTTCCAGTACTGGGGGAAGCTCGTCAGCGACGCGGTGAAGACGCGCTCCCACTGGGACCGGCTGCGCCTGTGGCTCATGCCCACCGGCTGGCGGCCCTCGGATTTGCCGCCGCGCGATGAGCTCAAGTGGACACCCGGCGAGGACGCGAAGTTCCAGTCGACGGAGCTGCCCAACATCCGCGGCTACCTCATCTTCCAGATGGTGACGTCCATGCCGTTCATGCTGTTGGTCAGCCATCACGGTTCGCCATTGACGGGCTGGCAGAAGCTGACGCTCAGCATCCTCTTCTGGGCGATGGCCACCGCGTGGGGCGGAATGATGGAGTCCAAACGCTGGGGCCTGCCGCTGGAGATGGCCCGTGTCCTCACGTCCGGTGGCTCTGTGTTGTTGTGGCTCACGCAAGCCGGCGCGCCGCTCTCCTGGAGAACACTCACGGCCGCGTGGCTCGCGGTGACACTGGTGTGGTTGAGCGTGACGCGCATGAGCCATCGCACTTCCGCGCCCGAGCCGCGCGCCTCGCGCTGA
- a CDS encoding ATP-binding cassette domain-containing protein — protein MSQPMIRIEGLTKSYGATQALRGVSFEVPRGQVVGFLGPNGAGKSTTMKILAGFVTPTAGRASVRGIDVLADPVASRRLLGYLPENNPLYEEMMVKDFLDFVSEVRGIPKARRAGQIRNAVERCGLKDVLGKDIHQLSKGYRQRVGLAQAIVHDPDVLILDEPTTGLDPNQIVEIRSLVKELGREKTVILSTHILSEVQSTCDRVLIINDGRLVADDTPERLGKGEGGLVTVVLTSRTGGPLQADAVRAVLERVPGVTGVEVAEGEGGGTLGFHLRHGAEDIRRELFEAAVRHELCLLEVTRRHVSLEETFRKLTGGEDARASLAA, from the coding sequence GTGTCTCAACCAATGATCCGGATCGAAGGTCTGACGAAGAGCTACGGCGCCACCCAGGCGCTGCGTGGCGTCAGCTTCGAGGTTCCCCGGGGGCAGGTGGTGGGATTCCTTGGACCCAACGGGGCGGGGAAGTCCACCACGATGAAGATTCTGGCGGGGTTCGTGACGCCGACGGCGGGCCGGGCGAGCGTGCGAGGCATTGACGTCCTCGCCGACCCGGTGGCCTCGCGCCGCCTGCTGGGGTATCTGCCTGAGAACAATCCCCTCTACGAGGAGATGATGGTCAAGGACTTCCTGGACTTCGTCTCGGAGGTGAGAGGCATTCCCAAGGCGCGGCGGGCCGGGCAGATACGCAACGCCGTGGAGCGCTGTGGCCTGAAGGACGTGCTGGGCAAGGACATCCATCAGCTCTCCAAGGGCTACCGTCAGCGAGTGGGGTTGGCGCAAGCCATTGTCCACGACCCGGATGTGCTCATCCTGGATGAGCCGACCACGGGCCTGGACCCCAACCAGATTGTCGAGATTCGCTCGCTCGTGAAGGAGCTGGGGCGGGAGAAGACCGTCATCCTCAGCACGCACATCCTGAGCGAGGTGCAGAGCACCTGCGACCGTGTGCTCATCATCAATGACGGGCGGCTGGTGGCGGACGACACGCCGGAGCGGCTGGGCAAGGGCGAGGGCGGCCTGGTCACCGTCGTGCTCACGTCGCGAACCGGAGGTCCGCTCCAGGCGGACGCGGTGCGCGCGGTGCTGGAGCGCGTCCCGGGCGTCACGGGCGTCGAGGTGGCGGAAGGGGAGGGCGGCGGGACGCTGGGCTTCCACCTGCGCCACGGCGCGGAGGACATCCGCCGGGAGCTCTTCGAGGCCGCGGTGCGCCACGAGCTGTGTCTGCTCGAGGTGACGCGGCGGCACGTCAGCCTGGAAGAGACGTTCCGCAAGCTCACGGGCGGCGAGGACGCGAGGGCGAGCCTGGCGGCTTGA
- a CDS encoding ABC transporter permease subunit: MDTTLAVARREFRSFFNSPVAYIVIGVFLVVAGWLYFSTLFVAGQASLRGFFGIAPVLFVVFAPAVTMRLLAEERKSGTLELLLSMPLRDWEVVLGKFLAALGMVGVGLLWTLPYSLTVASLTAQGARFDWGPVVMGYLGLLLMASSFLALGLWASALSRNQIVGFIIGLLLCFAFYFVDKFALLLPESVGELLQYLSVDYHFANIARGVLDTRDVLFYLSLTAVGLALTTRTLGNVRQ, translated from the coding sequence ATGGACACGACACTGGCCGTCGCCAGGCGTGAGTTCAGGAGCTTCTTCAACTCTCCTGTCGCATACATCGTCATTGGTGTCTTCCTGGTGGTTGCGGGCTGGCTGTACTTCAGCACGCTCTTCGTCGCGGGGCAGGCCTCGCTGCGGGGGTTCTTCGGCATCGCGCCCGTGCTGTTCGTCGTCTTCGCGCCCGCGGTGACCATGCGGTTGCTGGCGGAGGAGCGCAAGAGCGGCACGCTGGAACTCTTGTTGAGCATGCCCTTGCGCGACTGGGAGGTGGTGCTCGGCAAGTTCCTCGCGGCGCTGGGCATGGTGGGGGTGGGGTTGCTGTGGACGCTGCCCTATTCCCTCACCGTGGCGAGCCTCACCGCGCAGGGGGCTCGCTTCGACTGGGGGCCGGTGGTGATGGGCTACCTGGGGCTGCTGTTGATGGCGTCCAGCTTCCTGGCGCTGGGCTTGTGGGCCAGCGCGCTCAGCCGCAACCAGATTGTCGGGTTCATCATCGGGTTGCTGTTGTGCTTCGCCTTCTACTTCGTGGACAAGTTCGCCCTGCTGCTGCCGGAGTCGGTGGGGGAGCTGCTCCAGTACCTGTCGGTCGACTACCACTTCGCGAACATCGCGCGAGGCGTGCTGGATACGCGCGACGTCCTCTTCTACCTGTCGCTCACGGCCGTGGGACTGGCGCTGACCACGCGCACCCTGGGCAACGTCCGTCAGTGA
- a CDS encoding Crp/Fnr family transcriptional regulator: MRYPKLYEKMAPLGPIPEQEWERAEALGREQGVERKGLFLRPGEKVDRFGLVLQGVFRLVRVSARGAELVKAFRSEGDLVGAYAEMLMRVPSMTTIEALEPSRLLVFREQDLQVLEAGHVCWVKVLRRVAERHFLMKERREQEFLEFSAEERLDMFWAEHPHLKGRVPQRDVAAYLGITEVALSRIMSRRRKRAESEED; the protein is encoded by the coding sequence GTGAGATACCCGAAGCTCTACGAGAAGATGGCTCCGCTCGGTCCCATCCCCGAACAGGAGTGGGAGCGCGCGGAGGCGCTGGGGCGCGAGCAGGGGGTGGAGCGCAAGGGCCTCTTCCTGCGCCCGGGCGAGAAGGTGGACCGCTTCGGGCTGGTGCTCCAGGGCGTGTTCCGGCTGGTGCGGGTGTCGGCGCGCGGCGCGGAGCTGGTGAAGGCGTTCCGCTCCGAAGGCGACCTCGTGGGGGCCTATGCGGAGATGCTCATGCGGGTGCCGTCGATGACCACCATCGAGGCGCTGGAGCCCTCGCGCCTCCTGGTGTTCCGCGAGCAGGACCTCCAGGTGCTGGAGGCGGGCCACGTGTGCTGGGTGAAGGTGCTCCGCCGCGTCGCGGAGCGGCACTTCCTCATGAAGGAGCGCCGCGAGCAGGAGTTCCTGGAGTTCTCCGCCGAGGAGCGGCTGGACATGTTCTGGGCGGAGCACCCTCACTTGAAGGGCCGCGTGCCGCAGCGAGACGTGGCCGCGTACCTGGGCATCACCGAGGTGGCCCTGAGCCGCATCATGTCTCGCCGCCGCAAGCGCGCGGAGTCCGAGGAGGACTAG
- a CDS encoding DUF2378 family protein produces the protein MDSPAHLQARMALCRPEHMVLDLFVRSLRESIAQHMCQALKHAAGFILPDAPPRGAPTHRSAREYLELLHEGANTLNQLLGHDYATAVEQLSFTAAGPVFSAPVGAMVMAIAGEDPHRGLFLGSGLAEATSTFGERDYERLSDSSARLRFKDEFFGPAWCTGLVRGGLLQKNPEQRFHVRLETGEPPYKDFSLLVTW, from the coding sequence ATGGACTCTCCCGCGCACCTGCAAGCCCGCATGGCCCTGTGTCGCCCCGAGCACATGGTCCTCGACTTGTTCGTGAGGAGCCTGCGCGAGAGCATCGCCCAGCACATGTGCCAGGCGCTGAAGCACGCCGCGGGGTTCATCCTCCCGGATGCCCCGCCGCGCGGCGCCCCCACGCACCGCTCCGCGCGCGAGTACCTGGAGCTGCTTCACGAAGGCGCCAACACCCTGAACCAGCTCCTCGGGCACGACTACGCGACCGCCGTGGAGCAGCTCTCCTTCACCGCCGCGGGCCCCGTCTTCTCCGCGCCCGTGGGCGCCATGGTGATGGCCATCGCCGGCGAGGACCCGCACCGCGGCCTCTTCCTGGGCTCCGGACTCGCGGAGGCCACGAGCACCTTCGGCGAGCGCGACTACGAGCGCCTCTCCGACAGCTCCGCGCGCCTGCGCTTCAAGGACGAGTTCTTCGGCCCCGCCTGGTGCACGGGCCTGGTGCGAGGAGGCCTGCTCCAGAAGAACCCGGAGCAGCGCTTCCACGTGAGGCTGGAGACGGGCGAGCCGCCCTACAAGGACTTCTCGCTGCTCGTCACCTGGTAG
- a CDS encoding FKBP-type peptidyl-prolyl cis-trans isomerase: MSLKIEDSKVGTGDEAKAGHTVSVHYVGTLTDGKKFDSSRDRGQPFSFKLGAGQVIQGWDQGVAGMKVGGVRKLTIPPDLGYGARGAGGVIPPNATLVFEVELLGVR, translated from the coding sequence ATGAGCCTGAAGATTGAAGACTCGAAGGTGGGCACGGGTGACGAGGCCAAGGCCGGGCACACGGTGTCCGTGCACTACGTGGGCACGCTGACGGACGGCAAGAAGTTCGACAGCAGCCGCGACCGCGGGCAGCCCTTCTCGTTCAAGCTGGGTGCGGGTCAGGTCATCCAGGGCTGGGACCAGGGCGTCGCGGGCATGAAGGTGGGCGGCGTGCGCAAGCTCACGATTCCTCCCGACCTGGGGTACGGCGCGCGCGGCGCGGGGGGCGTGATTCCGCCCAACGCCACGCTGGTGTTCGAGGTGGAGCTCCTGGGCGTCCGCTGA
- a CDS encoding Ig-like domain-containing protein, giving the protein MSPRSTRTAALLSTCALLAMTGCGSEDPSSPTPDPSDVTKPHVTASSPAEGATDVLPVQRFKQDAKTTGLQRVVTVSFSEPMDRQQAQVSLIDVAASDVAPRALTGTWSEDGKSLSVTIPRPQADLPPLEEDRPYALDLTALRDVSGNTLDAAHEGLKDGRLDFTTGKRDRVVEHACAHALLDTPIPVTAGASPTAAYPATDTSHKAYTLTLPASGSSFLGYTEVVSAEREESIVMYLAHEFTVTVHDVTEAETVIPTTLAPAPDVCAPAITHTLKFTAPAGDRFLRLTHGPAARDTYTFVFERL; this is encoded by the coding sequence ATGTCCCCGCGTTCCACTCGCACCGCCGCCCTGCTCTCCACCTGCGCCCTCCTCGCCATGACGGGCTGCGGGTCCGAAGACCCGTCCTCCCCCACCCCAGACCCCAGCGACGTCACGAAGCCCCACGTCACCGCGTCCAGCCCCGCCGAAGGCGCCACCGACGTCCTGCCCGTCCAACGCTTCAAGCAGGATGCGAAGACCACCGGCCTCCAGCGGGTCGTCACCGTCTCCTTCAGCGAGCCCATGGACCGCCAGCAGGCCCAGGTGTCGCTCATCGACGTCGCCGCCTCCGACGTCGCGCCACGCGCGCTGACGGGAACCTGGTCCGAGGACGGCAAGAGCCTGTCCGTCACCATCCCCCGCCCCCAAGCCGACCTCCCGCCGCTCGAGGAGGACAGACCCTACGCGCTGGACCTCACGGCCCTGCGAGATGTTTCGGGCAACACGCTGGACGCGGCGCATGAGGGCCTGAAGGACGGCCGCCTCGACTTCACCACCGGCAAGCGGGACCGCGTCGTCGAACACGCCTGCGCCCACGCGCTCCTGGACACGCCCATCCCCGTCACCGCGGGCGCCTCCCCCACCGCCGCGTATCCCGCGACCGACACCTCCCACAAGGCCTACACGCTGACGCTGCCGGCGAGCGGCTCCTCCTTCCTTGGCTACACGGAGGTCGTCTCCGCCGAGCGCGAGGAGTCCATCGTCATGTACCTGGCCCATGAGTTCACCGTGACGGTGCACGACGTGACGGAAGCGGAGACGGTCATCCCCACCACGCTCGCGCCCGCGCCGGACGTCTGCGCGCCCGCGATTACGCACACGCTCAAGTTCACCGCGCCCGCGGGGGACCGCTTCCTGCGCCTCACCCACGGGCCCGCCGCGCGAGACACGTACACCTTCGTCTTCGAGCGGCTCTAG